One part of the Streptomyces ferrugineus genome encodes these proteins:
- a CDS encoding DUF6207 family protein has translation MTSTASSSTTTPYRLVVDVAAADEATALAFQQLLAGREKWRKRSADDAGREVGRAKDCGQLREDFTSRDLVLLMANAGVLGATADAHYLPRRARFGLVASGAGMTRCPCPIRGVLSPVLAAPVDR, from the coding sequence ATGACCTCCACCGCCAGTTCCTCCACCACCACGCCGTACCGCCTGGTCGTCGACGTCGCGGCCGCTGACGAAGCCACCGCGCTCGCCTTCCAGCAGCTGCTCGCCGGACGGGAGAAATGGCGAAAGCGGAGTGCGGACGACGCTGGACGCGAGGTCGGCCGCGCCAAGGACTGCGGGCAGCTGCGCGAGGACTTCACCAGCCGCGATCTCGTGCTGCTGATGGCCAACGCCGGAGTCCTCGGCGCCACGGCCGATGCCCATTACCTTCCTCGTAGAGCCCGGTTCGGGCTCGTGGCTTCCGGAGCCGGTATGACTCGTTGCCCCTGTCCAATCCGGGGGGTGCTGTCGCCGGTCCTGGCGGCACCGGTTGATCGCTGA
- a CDS encoding DUF6069 family protein, translated as MSRVSETLPTRRGPIMVAGGVFVAFLLSSLVNALIAVLAHALGAPDDFRPLEPSSYVFLTALGVLGGSVGWALVRRFSSDPERLLRRLVPSVVVLSFVPDFFLFGEGEVTGVGALLLMHVAVAVIAVPTYRRVMPLSSAR; from the coding sequence ATGTCCCGTGTCTCTGAGACGCTCCCCACCCGTCGGGGTCCGATCATGGTGGCGGGAGGTGTGTTCGTCGCCTTCCTGCTGTCCTCGCTGGTGAACGCGTTGATCGCCGTACTGGCGCACGCGCTCGGTGCACCGGACGACTTCCGCCCGTTGGAGCCCTCGTCGTACGTCTTTCTGACCGCGCTGGGAGTGCTGGGAGGGTCCGTCGGGTGGGCCCTCGTCCGCAGGTTCTCCTCCGATCCCGAACGGCTGCTCCGCCGACTCGTCCCGTCGGTCGTCGTGTTGTCCTTCGTGCCGGACTTTTTCCTGTTCGGCGAGGGCGAGGTGACCGGTGTGGGGGCGCTGCTCCTGATGCACGTCGCGGTCGCGGTGATCGCAGTGCCGACGTACCGCAGAGTCATGCCACTGAGCTCGGCGCGCTGA
- the lgt gene encoding prolipoprotein diacylglyceryl transferase — protein MLLAFIPSPSIGEVHLGPLPLRGYSLMLILGIAAAVWLGGRRWAARGGEKTVVADIALWAVPFGVVGARLYHVITSGELYFGKSGDPVKALFIWDGGIGIWGAIAGGAVGAWIGCRRKGVALSAFADAVAPGIALGQAIGRWGNWFNQELYGRATTLPWALEIDPAHRPEATPNLATYHPAFLYEWLWCLGVVALVLWADRRFRLDRGRAFALYAAAYTVGRFWIEYLRVDEAHHILGLRLNDWTALLVFAAAVAYLVATTRRAADRRDGVDVGRLLQQVDATSSPKN, from the coding sequence GTGCTCCTGGCCTTCATTCCCAGCCCGTCCATCGGCGAGGTCCACCTGGGCCCGCTCCCACTGCGCGGCTACTCACTGATGCTGATCCTCGGAATCGCCGCCGCGGTGTGGCTGGGCGGCCGTCGCTGGGCCGCTCGCGGCGGAGAGAAGACCGTCGTGGCGGACATCGCCCTTTGGGCGGTTCCATTCGGTGTCGTCGGTGCCCGCCTCTACCACGTGATCACGTCCGGCGAGCTGTACTTCGGCAAGAGCGGCGATCCGGTCAAGGCCCTTTTCATCTGGGACGGAGGCATCGGTATCTGGGGCGCCATCGCCGGTGGGGCCGTCGGAGCCTGGATCGGCTGCCGCCGCAAGGGCGTTGCCCTGTCCGCGTTCGCCGATGCCGTCGCACCCGGCATAGCGCTGGGGCAGGCCATCGGCCGCTGGGGCAACTGGTTCAACCAGGAGCTCTACGGGCGGGCCACCACTCTCCCCTGGGCCCTGGAGATCGACCCCGCGCACCGGCCTGAGGCCACCCCGAACCTGGCCACGTATCACCCGGCGTTCCTGTACGAGTGGTTGTGGTGTCTCGGCGTGGTCGCCCTGGTCCTGTGGGCGGACCGCCGTTTCCGTCTCGACCGGGGCCGGGCGTTCGCGCTGTACGCCGCCGCGTACACCGTCGGCCGCTTCTGGATCGAGTACCTGCGGGTGGACGAGGCCCACCACATCCTCGGCCTGCGCCTGAACGACTGGACCGCGCTGCTGGTCTTCGCGGCTGCCGTCGCCTACCTCGTGGCTACGACACGGCGCGCGGCCGACAGGCGTGACGGCGTCGACGTCGGCCGTCTCCTTCAGCAAGTGGATGCCACCAGTAGCCCCAAGAACTGA
- a CDS encoding sensor histidine kinase has translation MALQQAWDRQRWKAMGQHAFFVTVLALSMPGALAGADMTTGAALSRIGPAVGLALWYAYWIALRGGADRPPLPYLVGALSGWAVMATVDPAFLPVAVAVLSPYWLRRAWWSAGGVLVLGAGWSWQSLTTDGSVDVRALTGCVLATAVAVTITCYVATLDHESHKRQRLLDELTATQAERAAAERQAGTLAERQRLAREVHDTLTQGFASIAMLLDAARDDLPPDSPAARRVEQAMRTARDNLAESRRLVHALRPAPLDRTHLADAVRELTARLAEETGTEAYTVVTGRPAALPPSTEGELLRVVQEALTNARRHARAMSVSVTLSYLGDVLAIDIQDDGTGFAPAARHTGVGLTTMRERIAALHGTFTVESAPGEGTTVAVTVPLPVEPSASVSSAVSGTERMAPAS, from the coding sequence ATGGCACTGCAACAGGCGTGGGACCGGCAGCGGTGGAAGGCCATGGGGCAGCACGCCTTCTTCGTCACCGTGCTCGCCCTGTCCATGCCGGGTGCGCTGGCCGGGGCGGATATGACGACCGGCGCCGCGCTGTCGCGGATCGGCCCGGCAGTGGGGCTCGCCCTTTGGTATGCGTACTGGATCGCGCTGCGCGGTGGCGCCGACCGCCCGCCGCTGCCCTACCTCGTCGGGGCCCTGTCCGGGTGGGCGGTCATGGCCACGGTGGACCCCGCGTTCCTCCCGGTCGCCGTGGCGGTACTGAGCCCGTACTGGCTGAGGCGGGCCTGGTGGTCGGCCGGCGGGGTGCTGGTGCTGGGCGCCGGCTGGTCATGGCAGAGCCTGACCACGGACGGCTCCGTCGACGTACGGGCGCTCACGGGCTGCGTGCTCGCTACCGCGGTGGCGGTCACCATCACCTGCTACGTCGCCACCCTCGACCATGAGAGTCACAAGCGGCAGCGGCTCCTGGACGAACTCACCGCCACCCAGGCGGAACGAGCGGCAGCGGAACGCCAGGCGGGTACCCTGGCCGAACGTCAGCGCCTGGCCCGCGAGGTCCACGACACGCTCACCCAGGGGTTCGCGTCCATCGCCATGCTGCTGGACGCCGCACGCGACGACCTGCCACCCGACTCCCCTGCGGCCCGCCGCGTCGAGCAGGCCATGCGCACGGCCCGGGACAACCTCGCAGAGAGCCGCCGCCTCGTGCACGCCCTCCGCCCGGCGCCACTGGACCGCACGCACCTGGCGGACGCTGTCCGTGAACTCACCGCCCGGCTCGCGGAGGAGACCGGCACCGAGGCCTACACGGTCGTGACCGGCCGCCCGGCCGCCCTGCCTCCCAGTACCGAGGGCGAGTTGCTGCGGGTCGTGCAGGAGGCACTGACCAACGCCCGGCGGCACGCCCGCGCGATGAGTGTCTCGGTCACGCTGTCGTACCTCGGCGACGTCCTGGCGATCGACATCCAGGACGACGGCACCGGGTTCGCACCGGCTGCCCGGCATACGGGCGTCGGCCTGACCACCATGCGGGAGCGCATCGCCGCCTTGCACGGCACGTTCACGGTGGAAAGCGCCCCGGGCGAGGGTACGACCGTCGCCGTCACGGTGCCCCTCCCGGTCGAGCCTTCCGCCTCCGTCTCCTCAGCCGTGTCGGGCACCGAGCGGATGGCCCCGGCGTCATGA
- a CDS encoding response regulator codes for MRTSAGPTIRVLLADDHPVVRDGLAAMLSTQPDLTVVGEAATGAEALRQTASLAPDVVLMDLQMPEMDGTTATAAIRAAHPEVRVLVLTTYDTDADITAAVDAGAVGYLLKDTGRHELCEAVRTAARGGAALSPTVAAKVLAHMRGDRGAGLSGRELEVLSAVARGQSNRQIARALRLSEATVKTHLLHIYTKLDVRDRTAAVTAALGRGIIRMD; via the coding sequence ATGAGGACATCGGCCGGTCCCACGATCCGAGTCCTTCTCGCCGACGACCACCCCGTGGTCCGTGACGGGCTTGCCGCCATGCTCTCCACCCAGCCCGATCTCACGGTCGTCGGCGAAGCCGCCACCGGCGCCGAGGCACTGCGCCAGACCGCCTCACTCGCACCCGACGTCGTGCTGATGGACCTGCAGATGCCCGAAATGGACGGCACGACCGCGACCGCCGCCATCCGTGCCGCCCACCCCGAGGTGCGGGTACTCGTCCTGACCACCTACGACACGGACGCCGACATCACTGCCGCCGTCGACGCCGGCGCAGTCGGCTACCTGCTCAAGGACACCGGACGACACGAGCTCTGCGAGGCCGTTCGGACCGCGGCTCGGGGAGGCGCGGCACTGTCGCCCACCGTGGCCGCCAAGGTCCTCGCCCATATGCGCGGCGACCGGGGCGCCGGCTTGTCCGGCAGGGAGCTCGAAGTCCTGTCCGCCGTGGCCCGGGGGCAGAGCAACAGACAGATCGCCCGCGCCCTGCGCCTGTCCGAGGCCACCGTCAAGACCCATCTGCTGCACATCTACACCAAGCTCGACGTCCGTGACCGGACCGCCGCTGTCACCGCCGCACTTGGCCGAGGAATCATCCGCATGGACTGA
- a CDS encoding TetR/AcrR family transcriptional regulator: MTSPPSDQTPGQQPGPGLRADAERNRCRILAAARRLYATEGLGVSMASVAREAGVGKATLGRRFATREELVNAVFADRMDAYADAVAEALADPDPWHGFISYLQAVCAMQAADRGFADVLTMSFPTAKALEARRAEAYERLLELITRAKDTGHLREDFTHQDVVILLIANAGVVTAAGEDAPDAWRRLVGHMLRSYAAPGAPIPPLPDAPRPTALYRAMVRLSQTGPGTA, encoded by the coding sequence ATGACCTCGCCACCTTCGGACCAGACGCCAGGCCAGCAGCCCGGCCCGGGACTGCGCGCCGACGCCGAACGCAACCGCTGCCGCATCCTGGCCGCTGCCCGCCGCCTCTACGCCACCGAAGGACTCGGCGTCTCCATGGCCTCGGTCGCCCGAGAGGCAGGCGTCGGCAAAGCCACGCTCGGCCGGCGCTTCGCCACCCGGGAGGAACTCGTCAACGCGGTCTTCGCCGATCGCATGGATGCCTACGCCGACGCCGTCGCCGAGGCACTGGCCGACCCCGATCCCTGGCACGGCTTCATCAGCTACCTCCAGGCCGTCTGTGCCATGCAGGCCGCCGACCGCGGCTTCGCCGACGTGCTGACCATGTCCTTCCCGACCGCCAAGGCGCTGGAGGCACGCCGCGCCGAGGCGTACGAGCGGCTGCTCGAGCTCATCACCCGTGCCAAGGACACCGGGCACCTGCGCGAGGACTTCACCCACCAGGACGTCGTCATCCTGCTCATCGCCAACGCCGGAGTCGTCACCGCCGCCGGCGAGGACGCCCCCGACGCCTGGCGCCGCCTCGTCGGCCACATGCTCCGCTCCTACGCCGCGCCCGGTGCGCCGATCCCCCCGCTGCCCGACGCCCCGAGGCCCACCGCCCTCTACCGCGCCATGGTCCGCCTCTCACAAACCGGCCCGGGCACCGCCTAG
- a CDS encoding SDR family NAD(P)-dependent oxidoreductase — MPSIAIVGAGPGMGLAIARTFGSRGYDVALIARNRAKLDDLVGRLTAEGITAAAFPADVRNHDALTQALKDAATRFGGIDVLEHSPAPSIASVNLTSPSQTSPSDVQGWIDFLLCSAITATQAVLPAMREAGAGTLLFTNGAGSVDPIPMLGNVNPAQAALRNWALNLHKELAGTGIQAAHVAIGVWIGAGGPPEIPTAEAEDIAPLYWDLHTQRDEAERVFTG; from the coding sequence ATGCCCAGCATCGCCATCGTCGGAGCCGGCCCCGGCATGGGCCTCGCCATCGCCCGCACCTTCGGCTCGCGCGGCTACGACGTCGCTCTCATCGCCCGCAACCGCGCCAAGCTCGACGACCTCGTCGGCCGACTCACCGCCGAGGGCATCACCGCCGCCGCGTTCCCGGCGGACGTGCGCAACCACGACGCGCTGACCCAGGCCCTCAAGGACGCCGCCACCCGCTTCGGCGGCATCGACGTCCTGGAGCACTCCCCCGCTCCCAGCATCGCCTCCGTGAACCTCACCTCCCCGTCCCAGACCAGCCCCTCCGATGTACAGGGATGGATCGACTTCCTGCTCTGCAGCGCCATCACCGCCACCCAGGCCGTCCTGCCCGCGATGCGTGAGGCCGGCGCGGGCACCCTGCTCTTCACCAACGGTGCCGGCTCGGTCGACCCCATCCCGATGCTCGGCAACGTCAACCCCGCCCAGGCGGCGCTGCGCAACTGGGCGCTCAACCTGCACAAGGAGCTGGCCGGCACCGGTATCCAGGCCGCGCACGTCGCCATCGGCGTGTGGATCGGCGCGGGCGGCCCTCCCGAAATCCCGACCGCCGAGGCCGAGGACATCGCCCCTCTCTACTGGGACCTGCACACCCAGCGCGACGAAGCCGAGCGCGTCTTCACCGGCTGA
- a CDS encoding DoxX family protein, giving the protein MNVFLWILQGVLAALFAAAGVTKSTQPREKLISQLPWVSDVSTPVVRLIGVTELAGALGLILPGAFDIATLLTPLAATGLAVIMVLAMGLHARRKEPQAIGFNAILLIVAAIIMWGRFGPYSF; this is encoded by the coding sequence ATGAACGTGTTCCTGTGGATCCTGCAGGGCGTCCTCGCCGCGCTGTTCGCGGCCGCCGGCGTCACCAAGTCCACCCAGCCCCGCGAAAAGCTCATATCCCAGCTGCCGTGGGTCAGTGACGTCTCGACACCCGTGGTGCGTCTGATCGGCGTCACCGAACTCGCCGGCGCCCTCGGGCTGATCCTGCCGGGCGCCTTCGACATCGCCACCTTGCTCACCCCGCTTGCCGCCACCGGCCTGGCTGTGATCATGGTCCTGGCCATGGGCCTCCACGCCCGCCGCAAGGAGCCGCAGGCCATCGGGTTCAACGCGATCCTGCTCATCGTCGCCGCGATCATCATGTGGGGCCGGTTCGGGCCCTACTCCTTCTGA
- a CDS encoding cupin domain-containing protein — translation MRTALRTTLIGAVTAATVLVCGPAQATPPGPGVTGRTISQTTVGDTDYVLREVTVPPGQATGWHYHDGPVYGYVKQGTLSHYDSGCASDGVYPQGTVVREPGGPSDVHLGRNQGDTTLVLEVFYILPHGAPLSEDVPNPGCPFE, via the coding sequence ATGCGCACCGCGCTCCGCACCACGCTCATCGGCGCCGTGACCGCCGCCACCGTCCTCGTCTGCGGCCCCGCCCAGGCGACGCCCCCGGGCCCGGGCGTCACCGGCCGGACCATCAGCCAGACCACCGTCGGAGACACCGACTACGTCCTGCGAGAGGTCACGGTGCCGCCCGGCCAGGCCACCGGCTGGCACTACCACGACGGCCCGGTGTACGGATACGTGAAGCAGGGCACGCTCAGCCACTACGACTCCGGCTGCGCCTCCGACGGCGTCTATCCGCAGGGCACCGTCGTGCGCGAGCCGGGCGGGCCGAGCGACGTCCACCTCGGCCGGAACCAGGGCGACACCACGCTCGTGCTGGAGGTGTTCTACATACTCCCGCACGGCGCGCCGCTGTCCGAGGACGTGCCCAACCCCGGCTGCCCCTTCGAGTGA
- a CDS encoding SpoIIE family protein phosphatase: MERVSAVAILDAQGVVKGWSEGARRLTGLEAADVVGRPARDLLAEPPAPEGVAALTGTAVLRHRDGGAVPLTVTACAVLDEDGRPDGYVITAGPPDRHEPTLAELAFQQASMSMSVFDADQRYLRLNDVACKVMGVPEDVLLGRPFPETVEDEVHSRGFLWHLRQVSETGRPLRYESFTGAPALNREHAWTTEMWPVRDPSGELIGTALAAFDSSDQYWARQRLALLNEAAAAIGTTLDVVRTAEEMVGIVVPRFADFASVDLFDWVLGAEEPPVLTGTDIALRRVAHGSVTEGTPEAAVHLGEVDHYPPFSPPARAILEGRVIQSQAGEPAFMRWVAERNARAPAGRRHRVGAHSMMAVPLRARGTTLGVAVAVRIRQSDDYGADDAVFAEELASRAAVCVDNARRFARERTTALALQHNLLPRGLPGQAAVEVAHRYRPSGSQAGIGGDWFDVIPLSGSRVALVVGDVVGHGIPSSATMGRLCTAVRTLADVDLPPDELLTHLDDLVTHLAGDDSDEVAELGATCLYSVYDPVTRRLSLAAAGHPPPAVVLPDGTAQVIEVNAGPPLGVGGLPFEAREVELPEGALVALYTDGLIEDRDRDIDHATAELCRALTAPAESLDALCDGVLKAVLPEDPSDDVALLLARTRALGADRIATWDVPPDPERVAGTRQAATDQLTAWGLDEAAFVTELVVSELVTNAIRYGAPPIQLRLIRDRTLICEVSDASSTSPHLRRAHAYDEGGRGLLLVAQLTQRWGSRQTGSGKTIWAEQPLPPV, from the coding sequence ATGGAGCGCGTCTCCGCCGTGGCGATCCTCGATGCCCAGGGTGTGGTCAAGGGGTGGAGCGAGGGTGCCCGACGGCTGACGGGCCTGGAGGCCGCGGACGTGGTGGGAAGGCCGGCACGGGACCTGCTCGCCGAGCCGCCGGCCCCCGAAGGCGTCGCGGCGCTGACCGGCACCGCCGTGCTGCGGCACCGGGACGGCGGGGCCGTGCCCTTGACCGTGACCGCGTGCGCCGTGCTGGACGAGGACGGCCGACCCGACGGATACGTGATCACCGCGGGGCCGCCCGACCGGCACGAGCCCACCCTGGCCGAGCTGGCCTTCCAGCAGGCGTCCATGTCCATGTCCGTCTTCGACGCCGACCAGCGCTACCTGCGGCTCAACGACGTGGCCTGCAAGGTCATGGGCGTACCGGAGGACGTGCTGCTCGGCCGCCCTTTCCCGGAGACCGTGGAGGACGAGGTCCACAGCCGGGGCTTCCTGTGGCATCTTCGCCAGGTCAGCGAGACGGGCAGGCCGCTGCGCTACGAGAGCTTCACGGGCGCCCCGGCCCTGAACCGCGAACATGCCTGGACCACCGAGATGTGGCCGGTGCGCGACCCCTCCGGCGAGCTGATCGGAACCGCGCTCGCCGCGTTCGACAGCTCCGACCAGTACTGGGCGCGCCAGCGGCTGGCCCTGTTGAACGAGGCCGCCGCCGCCATCGGCACCACCCTGGACGTGGTGCGCACCGCCGAGGAGATGGTCGGGATCGTGGTGCCCCGGTTCGCCGACTTCGCCAGCGTGGACCTGTTCGACTGGGTCCTGGGCGCCGAGGAGCCGCCCGTACTGACCGGCACGGACATCGCCCTGCGCCGGGTCGCCCACGGCTCGGTCACCGAGGGCACCCCGGAAGCGGCCGTGCACCTGGGCGAGGTGGACCACTACCCGCCGTTCTCGCCGCCGGCCCGCGCGATACTGGAGGGCCGGGTGATCCAGAGCCAGGCCGGCGAGCCGGCGTTCATGCGGTGGGTCGCCGAACGCAACGCCCGGGCCCCGGCCGGCCGGCGCCACCGGGTGGGCGCCCACTCGATGATGGCGGTGCCACTGCGGGCCCGGGGCACCACGCTCGGCGTCGCGGTGGCCGTGCGCATCCGGCAGTCGGACGACTACGGCGCCGACGACGCCGTGTTCGCCGAGGAACTCGCCAGCCGGGCCGCCGTCTGCGTCGACAACGCCCGCCGCTTCGCCCGGGAACGCACCACCGCGCTCGCCCTCCAGCACAACCTGCTGCCCCGGGGACTGCCCGGCCAGGCGGCGGTCGAGGTGGCCCACCGCTACCGGCCGTCCGGATCGCAGGCCGGCATCGGCGGCGACTGGTTCGACGTGATCCCGCTGTCCGGCAGCCGGGTCGCCCTGGTCGTCGGCGACGTCGTCGGACACGGCATCCCGTCCTCGGCCACCATGGGCCGGCTGTGCACGGCCGTACGCACCCTCGCCGACGTGGACCTGCCGCCCGACGAACTCCTCACCCACCTCGACGACCTGGTCACCCACCTCGCCGGGGACGACTCCGACGAGGTCGCCGAACTCGGCGCCACCTGCCTCTACTCCGTCTACGACCCCGTCACCCGCCGCCTCAGCCTCGCCGCGGCCGGCCATCCGCCGCCGGCCGTCGTCCTGCCCGACGGCACCGCCCAGGTCATCGAGGTGAACGCCGGGCCGCCGCTCGGGGTCGGCGGGCTGCCCTTCGAGGCGAGGGAGGTGGAACTGCCCGAGGGCGCCCTGGTCGCCCTGTACACGGACGGCCTCATCGAGGACCGCGACCGCGACATCGACCACGCCACCGCCGAACTGTGCCGCGCGCTGACCGCGCCCGCCGAGTCCCTGGACGCGCTGTGCGACGGGGTGCTGAAGGCCGTCCTGCCGGAGGACCCCAGCGACGACGTGGCCCTGCTGCTGGCCCGCACCCGGGCCCTGGGCGCCGACCGCATCGCCACCTGGGACGTACCGCCCGACCCCGAGCGCGTGGCCGGCACCCGGCAGGCGGCCACGGACCAACTGACCGCGTGGGGACTGGACGAGGCGGCCTTCGTCACCGAACTCGTCGTCAGCGAACTCGTCACCAACGCCATCCGGTACGGCGCCCCGCCCATCCAGCTGCGTCTGATCCGCGACCGCACCCTCATCTGCGAGGTCTCCGACGCCAGTTCCACCTCCCCGCATCTGCGCCGGGCCCACGCCTACGACGAGGGCGGCCGCGGACTGCTGCTCGTCGCCCAGCTCACCCAGCGCTGGGGCAGCCGGCAGACCGGCAGCGGCAAGACCATCTGGGCGGAACAGCCGCTGCCGCCGGTGTGA
- a CDS encoding peroxiredoxin, with the protein MSARVQVGDKVEDFTLPDETGAVRSLTELLTEGPVVLFFYPAALTPGCTAEACHFRDLAAEFAAVGARPVGISGDAVERQQEFAERHTLGMPLLSDADGTVRELFGVTRGFALAPTKRATFVIGQDRTVLEVVRSELRMNTHADRALAALRK; encoded by the coding sequence ATGAGCGCACGAGTACAGGTCGGCGACAAGGTCGAGGACTTCACGCTGCCGGACGAGACCGGCGCCGTGCGCAGCCTGACCGAACTGCTCACCGAGGGACCGGTGGTGCTGTTCTTCTACCCGGCCGCCCTCACCCCCGGCTGCACGGCGGAGGCCTGCCACTTCCGTGATCTCGCCGCCGAGTTCGCCGCCGTCGGGGCCCGGCCGGTCGGCATCAGCGGGGACGCGGTCGAACGCCAGCAGGAGTTCGCCGAGCGCCACACCCTCGGGATGCCGCTGCTGTCCGACGCCGACGGCACGGTCCGGGAGCTGTTCGGCGTGACGCGCGGCTTCGCGCTGGCCCCCACCAAACGGGCCACCTTCGTCATCGGGCAGGACCGCACCGTTCTGGAGGTCGTCCGCAGCGAACTGCGGATGAACACCCACGCCGACCGGGCCCTCGCCGCGCTGCGCAAGTGA
- a CDS encoding DoxX family protein has protein sequence MPRSERSPLLLAGLLAAAGVTHFTAPRQYDAVVPSALPGTPRTWTYASGVAELALAAGVALPRTRKAAALATAAFFVGVFPANVKMAVDWRHRPAPQKAAAVGRLPLQIPLVLWARGVARNAEGRS, from the coding sequence GTGCCCCGGTCCGAACGCTCGCCCCTGCTGCTCGCCGGCCTGCTGGCCGCGGCCGGCGTCACCCACTTCACCGCCCCGCGCCAGTACGACGCGGTCGTGCCGAGCGCTCTTCCGGGGACGCCCCGGACCTGGACGTACGCCAGTGGCGTCGCCGAACTCGCGCTGGCCGCCGGTGTGGCGCTGCCGCGCACCCGCAAGGCCGCCGCGCTGGCCACCGCGGCCTTCTTCGTCGGTGTGTTCCCCGCGAACGTGAAGATGGCCGTCGACTGGCGGCACCGCCCCGCCCCGCAGAAGGCCGCGGCCGTCGGCCGGCTGCCGCTGCAGATCCCCCTCGTGCTGTGGGCACGGGGCGTCGCCAGGAACGCGGAGGGCCGGTCATGA
- a CDS encoding AraC family transcriptional regulator: MSNIRHAPTAPTRAKVLAAGERIDAHRHDDHQIVYAGSGVLAVTTDAGTWFAPGNRAIWVPAGTAHAHRAHGHLDLYLVGLPADDNPLGLDAPTVLAVSPLLRELILAYTRDPDDGGPERRRLLAVLRDQLRASPQQPLSLPTPADPRLAAVCALVHADPADPRTLAALGAATGVGERTLSRLFRREFGMTFPQWRTQSRLYHALRLLAEDTPVTTVAHRCGWSSASAFIDVFRRSFGYTPGTHNRRT, from the coding sequence GTGTCGAACATCCGCCACGCACCGACCGCGCCGACCCGTGCCAAGGTCCTGGCCGCCGGGGAACGCATCGACGCCCACCGGCACGACGACCACCAGATCGTCTACGCCGGCTCCGGCGTCCTCGCCGTCACCACCGACGCCGGCACCTGGTTCGCGCCCGGCAACCGCGCCATCTGGGTCCCCGCCGGCACCGCGCACGCCCACCGCGCCCACGGCCACCTCGACCTGTACCTGGTCGGACTGCCCGCCGACGACAACCCCCTCGGCCTGGACGCCCCCACCGTCCTCGCCGTCAGCCCGCTCCTGCGCGAGCTGATCCTCGCCTACACCCGCGACCCCGACGACGGCGGCCCCGAGCGCCGTCGCCTGCTCGCCGTCCTGCGCGACCAACTGCGTGCCTCGCCCCAGCAGCCCCTGAGCCTGCCCACCCCCGCCGACCCACGCCTGGCCGCGGTCTGCGCCCTCGTCCACGCCGACCCGGCCGACCCGCGCACCCTGGCCGCGCTCGGCGCCGCGACGGGGGTCGGCGAGCGCACTCTCAGCCGGCTCTTCCGCCGCGAGTTCGGCATGACCTTCCCGCAGTGGCGCACCCAGTCCCGCCTCTACCACGCGCTGCGGCTGCTCGCCGAGGACACGCCCGTCACGACCGTCGCCCACCGCTGCGGCTGGTCCTCCGCCAGTGCCTTCATCGACGTCTTCCGCCGCTCCTTCGGTTACACCCCGGGAACCCACAACCGCCGCACGTAG